The following are from one region of the Chitinivibrionales bacterium genome:
- a CDS encoding Abi family protein: MAGFLLGYRKMSLKPYDKPHLSYDDQVQLFVKRGLLVRDLKAAAEFLSRVSYYRLSAYRFPFLQQNDLFLPGTSFEQLTRLYKLDDALRQAFICALSPIEIYLRTRVTYQLTAKYGPFVQYDPSVFRSTFDHAKWVQAVEIEIVRGHETFLDHFKSKYSGFPRLPLWMAVEVMSFGSISKLYGGLLPDPQRSISSIFGIHHSVLHNWMHALTYVRNVCAHHSRLWNRELAIRPEIPRKAAEWQKIHIDNTRIFSIAAVVDWITTKALLPSPAIEKMFSVIDEIQKQGSRFPAFMGIPSDVQLRPLWK; this comes from the coding sequence ATGGCGGGTTTTCTTTTGGGGTACCGCAAGATGTCGCTCAAACCCTATGACAAACCCCATCTCTCCTATGATGATCAAGTCCAGCTGTTTGTCAAACGCGGCCTCCTGGTGCGCGATCTGAAGGCAGCTGCGGAATTCCTTTCACGTGTAAGCTATTACAGACTGAGCGCCTATCGCTTCCCTTTCTTGCAGCAGAACGACTTGTTTCTACCTGGAACCTCTTTTGAGCAACTCACCAGACTTTACAAGCTCGACGACGCGCTGCGTCAAGCGTTTATCTGCGCGCTTTCTCCCATTGAGATTTACCTCCGCACAAGGGTCACCTATCAACTTACGGCAAAATATGGACCGTTTGTGCAGTACGATCCGTCTGTGTTTAGGTCGACATTTGACCACGCAAAATGGGTTCAAGCGGTGGAAATCGAAATCGTCAGGGGGCATGAGACCTTCTTGGATCATTTCAAGTCAAAATACTCGGGGTTTCCCCGTCTCCCTCTTTGGATGGCCGTCGAAGTGATGAGTTTCGGAAGCATTTCCAAACTGTATGGCGGATTGTTACCCGATCCCCAACGCAGTATCAGCAGCATTTTCGGTATACACCATTCGGTGTTGCACAACTGGATGCACGCACTCACCTACGTTCGAAATGTATGCGCTCATCACAGCCGACTCTGGAACAGGGAGCTGGCAATAAGGCCCGAGATTCCTCGCAAGGCTGCTGAGTGGCAAAAAATTCACATCGACAATACTCGTATCTTTTCTATTGCCGCCGTCGTTGATTGGATAACCACCAAAGCATTGCTCCCGAGTCCTGCAATTGAAAAAATGTTCTCGGTAATCGACGAGATTCAAAAACAAGGCTCACGGTTTCCGGCCTTCATGGGAATTCCATCCGATGTGCAGCTCCGGCCGTTGTGGAAATAG
- a CDS encoding ASKHA domain-containing protein: MPPTITFLPSKKSGEIAEGTRLSDAAALLGDASLHLECGGKGTCHKCLVELIEGCVEVKGRKFSVTPADGPLQILSCQAAVCGDAVVAVLHDRAKEAAGMALGKDLMAIPPELFPAPKDISPIVKSYSLSVEPPTADNNASDFGRLEKQLRKAAEQAGAIRCDLPALRKLPEALRGQNGQVTVRARDEGAGLVVESVEPGDKSQRSIGIACDIGTTTISMHCVDMADGKILASRSDYNAQISRGADVIARIEFAKTEKRREELRTLVLSTVNGLIDGCLKEIKTPASSVFNVAIAGNTTMVHLLLGLPPQTIRESPYVPVVNSPAVMTARELGLNAHPLAAVSFAPGAGSYVGGDITSGLLAAPMINDAKGVGLFMDIGTNGEIVIGNAEFLMAAACSAGPAFEGSGIKCGMRAADGAIESFDIDPKMKDVKYGVIGGGKPKGICGSGLISLLGELYSKGLIDRAGKITDRVPVWRAPRVEGTRGVLLVKSAAAYANKEIVITEADIENLIRTKGAIYAACDLMLSNIGLTFGSISRVSIAGGFGRFINIEHAVRIGMLPDIPRDRFSYLGNSSLTGATLSLLSKTRRDEMAALARRMTYIDLSSDNRYMDAYVAALFLPHTDLSRFPSVK; encoded by the coding sequence ATGCCCCCCACCATCACGTTTCTCCCTTCCAAAAAATCCGGCGAAATCGCCGAAGGCACCAGGCTGTCCGATGCCGCCGCACTGCTCGGCGATGCCAGCCTTCACCTCGAATGCGGGGGCAAGGGCACCTGCCACAAATGCCTGGTGGAGCTCATCGAGGGATGCGTGGAAGTCAAGGGCAGGAAGTTTTCCGTGACGCCGGCCGACGGCCCGCTGCAGATCCTGTCGTGCCAGGCCGCGGTGTGCGGGGACGCCGTTGTCGCCGTACTCCATGACCGTGCAAAAGAGGCGGCGGGAATGGCGCTCGGAAAAGACCTCATGGCGATCCCGCCCGAACTGTTCCCCGCGCCAAAGGACATTTCACCTATTGTCAAGTCGTATTCGCTGAGCGTCGAGCCGCCGACGGCCGACAACAACGCCTCGGACTTCGGCCGCCTCGAAAAACAACTGCGCAAGGCCGCCGAACAGGCCGGCGCCATCCGCTGCGACCTTCCCGCACTGCGAAAGCTGCCCGAGGCGCTGCGCGGCCAGAACGGGCAGGTGACGGTCCGCGCGCGCGACGAGGGCGCCGGTCTTGTGGTTGAATCGGTGGAGCCCGGCGATAAGTCGCAGCGCTCCATCGGCATCGCGTGCGACATCGGCACCACCACGATTTCGATGCATTGCGTTGACATGGCGGACGGCAAGATCCTCGCCAGCAGGTCTGACTACAACGCCCAGATCAGCCGCGGCGCCGACGTCATCGCGCGCATCGAGTTCGCGAAAACGGAAAAGCGGCGCGAGGAGCTGCGCACGCTCGTGCTTTCCACGGTCAACGGCCTCATTGACGGATGCCTCAAGGAGATAAAAACGCCGGCATCGTCCGTGTTCAACGTCGCGATCGCGGGCAACACCACCATGGTGCACCTGCTGCTGGGCCTGCCGCCGCAGACCATCCGCGAAAGCCCGTATGTTCCGGTTGTCAACAGCCCGGCGGTCATGACCGCGCGCGAGCTCGGGCTCAACGCGCACCCGCTGGCAGCCGTGTCGTTCGCGCCGGGCGCGGGCTCCTACGTGGGCGGCGACATCACGTCGGGCCTGCTTGCCGCGCCCATGATCAATGACGCCAAGGGCGTGGGCCTGTTCATGGACATCGGCACCAACGGCGAGATCGTGATCGGCAACGCCGAGTTCCTCATGGCGGCCGCGTGCTCGGCCGGGCCGGCGTTCGAGGGCTCGGGCATCAAGTGCGGCATGCGCGCGGCCGACGGCGCCATTGAATCGTTCGACATCGACCCGAAAATGAAGGACGTGAAATACGGCGTGATCGGCGGCGGAAAGCCCAAGGGCATCTGCGGGTCGGGGCTCATTTCGCTGCTCGGCGAGCTGTATTCGAAGGGCCTCATCGACCGGGCCGGCAAGATCACCGACCGCGTGCCGGTATGGCGCGCGCCCCGGGTCGAGGGCACCCGCGGGGTCCTCCTTGTCAAGTCCGCGGCCGCGTACGCGAACAAGGAGATCGTGATCACCGAGGCCGACATCGAAAACCTCATCCGCACCAAGGGCGCGATCTACGCCGCCTGCGACCTCATGCTGTCTAACATCGGCCTCACCTTCGGGAGCATTTCGCGCGTGTCAATCGCGGGCGGGTTCGGGCGGTTCATCAACATCGAGCACGCGGTGCGCATCGGCATGCTGCCCGACATCCCGCGCGACCGCTTCAGCTACCTGGGCAATTCCTCGCTCACCGGCGCGACGCTTTCGCTATTGTCAAAGACGCGGCGCGACGAGATGGCCGCCCTGGCCAGGCGCATGACCTACATCGACCTGTCGTCCGACAACCGGTACATGGACGCCTATGTGGCGGCGCTGTTTCTGCCGCATACGGATTTGAGCAGGTTCCCGAGTGTCAAGTAA
- the acsC gene encoding acetyl-CoA decarbonylase/synthase complex subunit gamma, whose protein sequence is MAKKLTGMDIFKLLPKTNCGECGVATCMAFAMKLAQKNAELAACPYASEEAKTVIGAASEPPIRLVKIGTGEKAAAVGNETVMFRHDKTFVHPTAIAVQVDDSASEEEMAEIAAEMESYAIVRVGETLRIDMLCINNKSGDVKKFVDAARICSQKFSGAIILKSKFVRNLIECGTAVAMRAPLLHAVTNQNVEELVPFSIRSKMPVCVSAAAIDGVFELTQKCAGMGQRNIILDVPAENAAAMIQNNTVMRKAAIASSVKQMGYPLINFVTGRQSAADMVADASSAICKYASVVVIDKSEKESLLPLLMLRQNIFTDPQKPIQVDANIYKIGEPAPDAPFVVTTNFSLTYFIVSGELENAGVPAHLAIVDAEGMSVLTAWAARKFNGEKIGAFLKSKDVDGQYASRKIIIPGYVASISGELEEQMPGWEVLVGPQEASDLGPFMKKFANKK, encoded by the coding sequence ATGGCTAAGAAACTCACGGGCATGGACATCTTCAAGCTGCTCCCGAAAACAAATTGCGGGGAATGCGGGGTGGCAACCTGCATGGCGTTCGCCATGAAACTGGCGCAGAAGAACGCCGAGCTTGCCGCTTGCCCGTACGCTTCGGAAGAAGCCAAAACCGTGATCGGCGCGGCGAGCGAGCCGCCGATCAGACTTGTCAAAATAGGAACAGGCGAAAAGGCCGCGGCGGTGGGGAATGAAACCGTCATGTTCCGGCACGACAAGACATTCGTGCACCCGACCGCTATTGCAGTCCAGGTGGATGACTCGGCGAGTGAGGAGGAAATGGCAGAAATTGCCGCGGAGATGGAGTCCTACGCAATCGTCAGAGTGGGCGAGACGCTCCGCATTGACATGCTGTGCATCAACAATAAAAGCGGAGACGTTAAAAAGTTTGTTGATGCGGCCAGGATTTGCAGCCAAAAGTTTTCCGGCGCAATCATCCTAAAAAGTAAATTCGTAAGAAATCTGATTGAATGCGGAACTGCTGTTGCCATGCGCGCGCCGCTTCTGCATGCGGTGACAAATCAAAACGTCGAAGAGCTTGTCCCGTTTTCAATCCGGTCGAAAATGCCGGTATGCGTCAGCGCCGCCGCAATAGATGGTGTGTTTGAGCTCACGCAGAAATGCGCCGGCATGGGCCAGAGGAATATCATACTGGACGTGCCCGCGGAAAATGCCGCGGCCATGATCCAGAACAACACCGTAATGCGAAAAGCCGCGATTGCCTCGTCGGTGAAACAGATGGGATATCCCCTCATCAATTTCGTCACAGGAAGGCAATCGGCCGCCGATATGGTTGCCGATGCGTCAAGCGCGATCTGCAAATATGCATCCGTCGTCGTCATTGATAAGTCAGAAAAAGAATCTCTCCTTCCCCTGCTCATGCTGCGCCAGAACATCTTCACCGACCCGCAAAAGCCGATCCAGGTTGACGCGAACATCTATAAGATAGGGGAGCCCGCTCCCGACGCGCCGTTCGTGGTCACCACCAATTTCTCGCTCACGTATTTCATCGTGAGCGGCGAGCTCGAGAACGCGGGCGTGCCCGCGCACCTCGCCATCGTGGACGCCGAGGGCATGAGCGTGCTCACGGCCTGGGCCGCGCGCAAGTTCAACGGCGAGAAGATCGGCGCTTTCCTTAAAAGCAAGGATGTTGACGGGCAATACGCCTCGCGCAAAATCATCATCCCCGGCTACGTCGCCTCCATCTCCGGCGAGCTCGAGGAGCAGATGCCGGGCTGGGAGGTGCTCGTGGGGCCCCAGGAGGCGTCGGACCTGGGGCCGTTCATGAAGAAGTTTGCGAATAAAAAATAA
- the acsB gene encoding acetyl-CoA decarbonylase/synthase complex subunit alpha/beta, whose translation MSKLIATSAIRGAHSVVKQARKKVREALAAKGPECAVAFPNTGYFLPISYSMLGLEIKTLGQMGTVLAECERLLPPLPADHHWLPYLGNTLDAGMATLLGFEVIEACKTVIGPDPAEGIWLGAADDVIMRERGVEFVDGSAPGFAAVVGAARDADAAVKLARELQGKNLYVFMAGNVNGVSFAEQLASKGVELGWPTRLVPFGKDISAAIHSLGFASRAALSFGGVKKGDFKRNLAYNKNRVFAFVLALGEVDEEKYAAAAGCINYGFPTIANTAIPQILPTGICTYEHVVSNVPLDSIVSKALEVRGCKVKITTVPIPVNYGPAFEGERIRKEQVQVEFGGNKTTAFEYCTMKEPAEVEDGKITVVGKEADQVPAGTQLPLAIWVEVAGRKMQPDFEPILERQIHHLVNGAEGVWHMGQRDIIWVRISKDAFAKGFRIRHLGEIIRAKFLAEYPAIIDKVQVTLHTDAATVEELIKKARAVYRERNLRLESMTDESADIFYSCLLCQSFAPNHVCVITPERLGLCGAYNWLDGKAAYEIDPTGPNQPLAKGELLDPVRGVWRNINDYVYQHSNKAVEEITMYSIMKNPMTSCGCFEAICGVSPELNGVIVVNREYPGDTPLGMKFSTLAGNVGGGQQTPGFIGCGKSFLLSKKFLAAEGGISRIVWMPSQLKAQMKEDLEIAAKRTQWPDLLDRIADETVGTDTAAIMAFLKARKHPALDMWDITQPGPEAQKVDASRESGKTGPGEPKAEASRPVADKRAPTRKQTHIREPVDIPPVPGPNASVDESLAYLRAVVADLSYKAASGPADPTLQDAVKSLLASAESLQGKSITREKDSSSEEVQAGPDIVLPTKFSHAKEAFSGKVVSVTLGGSGTRTSSLVLGGEGILPFRYAEGAAGAPPAIAMEVFDAPPEKYPTALRDHFGTMLSDPAAMARHCVEKLGAQAISVRLDGCHPDKGNRPAQHAADAVGAVLRAVGVPVIVSGPAHFDKRNEVMKKVAADFAGENLLLNWAETDNYKTIAGAAMGYGHCIVAQSPIDVNMAKQLAILLTTMGMKPEKIVIDPMTGALGYGLEYSYSVMERIRLAALSGDAMLGMPFISTIGFETAKCKEANASGKEFSMWGDASTRGANLEISAAMALINAGTNLLVMYYPEAVKTVKRIIDKMKNK comes from the coding sequence ATGTCTAAGCTCATCGCCACATCCGCCATACGCGGCGCCCATAGCGTGGTGAAACAGGCGCGGAAGAAAGTGCGGGAGGCGCTTGCGGCCAAGGGGCCCGAATGCGCCGTGGCGTTTCCCAACACCGGGTATTTTCTACCGATCTCGTATTCGATGCTCGGCCTTGAGATAAAAACGCTCGGACAAATGGGAACCGTGCTTGCCGAATGCGAAAGGCTGCTGCCGCCTCTGCCCGCAGACCATCACTGGCTGCCGTACCTCGGAAACACGCTTGACGCGGGCATGGCGACGCTGCTGGGCTTTGAGGTGATTGAGGCATGCAAGACGGTGATCGGTCCGGATCCCGCCGAGGGCATCTGGCTCGGCGCGGCGGATGACGTGATCATGCGCGAGCGCGGCGTGGAGTTTGTTGACGGGTCGGCCCCGGGGTTTGCCGCCGTGGTGGGAGCCGCGCGTGACGCAGACGCGGCTGTCAAGCTCGCGCGCGAACTGCAGGGCAAGAATCTTTACGTATTCATGGCCGGTAATGTGAACGGCGTATCGTTTGCCGAACAGCTCGCGTCAAAGGGCGTCGAGCTCGGCTGGCCCACGCGGCTGGTCCCTTTCGGCAAGGACATCAGTGCCGCGATACACTCTCTGGGCTTTGCCAGCCGCGCCGCGCTGTCTTTCGGCGGCGTCAAGAAGGGCGACTTCAAGCGCAACCTTGCCTACAACAAGAACAGGGTTTTCGCGTTCGTGCTCGCGCTCGGCGAAGTTGACGAAGAGAAATACGCGGCCGCGGCCGGCTGCATCAACTACGGGTTTCCCACCATTGCAAACACGGCGATCCCCCAGATCCTTCCCACCGGCATCTGCACCTACGAGCACGTGGTGAGCAACGTGCCGCTCGACTCGATCGTGTCGAAAGCGCTCGAAGTGCGCGGCTGCAAGGTGAAGATCACCACGGTGCCCATCCCCGTGAACTACGGCCCCGCTTTCGAGGGGGAGCGCATCCGCAAGGAACAGGTGCAGGTGGAGTTCGGCGGCAATAAAACCACGGCGTTTGAATATTGCACCATGAAGGAACCCGCAGAGGTGGAAGACGGAAAAATCACCGTGGTCGGCAAGGAGGCCGATCAAGTTCCCGCCGGAACGCAGCTTCCGCTCGCCATCTGGGTGGAAGTCGCGGGACGCAAGATGCAGCCCGACTTCGAGCCCATTCTGGAGCGCCAGATACATCATCTTGTCAACGGCGCGGAGGGCGTGTGGCACATGGGCCAGCGCGACATCATCTGGGTGCGCATCAGCAAGGACGCGTTCGCAAAAGGATTCCGCATCAGACACCTGGGCGAGATCATCCGTGCAAAATTCCTCGCCGAATATCCGGCCATCATCGACAAGGTGCAGGTGACGCTGCACACCGACGCCGCAACGGTGGAGGAGCTCATTAAAAAGGCGCGCGCCGTGTACCGCGAGCGCAATTTGCGGCTCGAGTCCATGACCGACGAAAGCGCCGACATTTTTTACTCGTGCCTGCTGTGCCAGTCGTTCGCGCCCAACCACGTGTGCGTGATCACGCCCGAGCGGCTCGGCCTGTGCGGCGCCTACAACTGGCTCGACGGCAAGGCGGCCTACGAGATCGACCCCACGGGCCCCAACCAGCCCCTTGCCAAAGGGGAACTGCTCGACCCGGTGCGCGGCGTGTGGAGAAACATCAACGACTACGTGTACCAGCATTCCAACAAGGCGGTCGAGGAAATCACCATGTACTCGATCATGAAGAACCCCATGACCTCGTGCGGCTGCTTCGAGGCGATCTGCGGCGTTTCGCCCGAGCTCAACGGCGTGATCGTCGTCAACCGGGAATATCCGGGCGACACGCCGCTCGGCATGAAGTTCTCCACGCTCGCCGGCAACGTTGGCGGCGGCCAGCAGACGCCCGGGTTCATCGGCTGCGGCAAGAGTTTCCTGCTGTCGAAAAAATTTCTTGCCGCCGAAGGCGGGATCTCGCGCATCGTATGGATGCCGTCGCAACTGAAGGCGCAGATGAAGGAAGACCTCGAGATCGCGGCGAAGCGCACGCAGTGGCCGGACCTGCTCGACAGGATAGCCGACGAGACGGTAGGGACCGATACCGCCGCGATTATGGCGTTTCTCAAGGCGAGAAAGCACCCTGCTCTTGACATGTGGGACATTACGCAGCCGGGCCCCGAGGCGCAAAAAGTTGATGCAAGCCGGGAGTCCGGAAAAACTGGACCGGGTGAACCGAAAGCGGAGGCTTCAAGGCCGGTGGCGGACAAGCGGGCACCGACGCGAAAGCAGACGCACATCCGGGAGCCTGTGGATATTCCGCCGGTTCCAGGCCCCAACGCTTCGGTTGATGAGTCGCTTGCCTATTTGAGGGCGGTGGTGGCTGACTTGTCATACAAGGCCGCGTCGGGTCCGGCAGATCCGACATTGCAGGATGCCGTAAAATCACTGCTTGCTTCAGCGGAATCATTGCAGGGAAAAAGCATTACGCGGGAAAAAGATTCATCTTCAGAAGAAGTCCAAGCGGGACCGGACATTGTTCTGCCGACAAAGTTCTCTCATGCAAAGGAAGCGTTTTCCGGAAAAGTCGTTAGCGTGACCCTGGGAGGCAGCGGCACGCGCACCTCGAGCCTCGTGCTCGGCGGTGAAGGCATATTGCCGTTCAGGTACGCGGAAGGCGCAGCGGGTGCCCCGCCCGCCATTGCCATGGAGGTGTTTGACGCGCCGCCGGAAAAGTATCCCACAGCATTGCGCGATCATTTCGGGACAATGCTTTCAGACCCGGCGGCCATGGCGCGCCATTGCGTGGAAAAACTCGGGGCACAGGCGATAAGCGTACGGCTTGACGGGTGCCACCCGGACAAGGGAAACCGCCCGGCGCAGCACGCGGCCGACGCCGTCGGCGCCGTGCTCAGGGCCGTGGGCGTTCCCGTCATCGTGAGCGGGCCCGCGCATTTTGACAAGCGCAACGAGGTGATGAAGAAGGTCGCAGCCGATTTCGCGGGTGAAAACCTGCTGCTCAACTGGGCCGAGACCGACAACTACAAGACCATCGCGGGCGCGGCAATGGGCTACGGCCATTGCATCGTGGCGCAGTCTCCCATCGACGTGAACATGGCCAAGCAGCTCGCCATCCTGCTCACCACCATGGGAATGAAGCCTGAAAAAATCGTGATCGACCCCATGACCGGCGCGCTCGGCTACGGCCTCGAATACAGCTATTCGGTGATGGAGCGCATCAGGCTGGCCGCGCTTAGCGGCGACGCGATGCTTGGCATGCCGTTCATTTCCACCATCGGATTCGAGACGGCAAAATGCAAGGAGGCGAATGCGAGCGGTAAGGAATTTTCAATGTGGGGTGATGCATCGACAAGAGGGGCGAATCTTGAGATCAGTGCCGCAATGGCGTTGATTAATGCGGGGACGAATCTATTGGTGATGTATTATCCTGAGGCCGTCAAGACAGTGAAGAGAATTATTGATAAGATGAAAAATAAGTGA
- the cooS gene encoding anaerobic carbon-monoxide dehydrogenase catalytic subunit — translation MPGSPKCNSCGEHDPATSQMRNTAKDRGLETVWDRSSANSVCKFGVEGLCCKICNMGPCRISAKTPRGTCGADADTIAARNLSRAVAAGTSAHSDHGRHLVHTLRMVAEGRTDSYKITDEKKLLEVARQYKVETVGRLALDIAKDLANVFEKEFAFNAEPMKTLDQAPLKRRALWKKNNVQPHGIDHSVVELLHRTNMGVDHAFEHVECGSLTTAIADGWGGSMIATAVSDILFGTPKPLLCSVNLGVLSKDKVNIIVHGHEPTLSECVAAACESAEMAAYAKSKGASGIQLSGMCCTGNEILMRHGVPVAGNFLQQELALMTGAVEMMLVDVQCVMPSLGQVASCFHTRVMSTSPLAHTHGFEKFEFSEEHAMDQARILVKMAIDNFANRKKKNVTIPDHRVDFVAGFSVRAIHEMLGGHFRATFRPLNDAIIDGRIRGMAGVVGCNNPTKDLDGTIVPLVKELIKNDVLVLLTGCAAITCAKAGLLTPETARSMAGPGLAEVCEAVGMPPVLHMGSCVDNSRILTAACDVLREGGLGEDISDLPAAGVAPEWMSEKAVAIGHYFVASGMLVLLGSPLHVTGGEKLNAFLTGGLETDFGGKFAWGSHTSTQVKIILDHIDKKREALGINKKRARMLFDMKERRALDV, via the coding sequence ATGCCCGGATCTCCAAAATGCAATTCCTGCGGTGAGCACGATCCCGCGACCTCACAGATGAGAAACACCGCGAAAGACCGCGGCCTGGAAACCGTCTGGGACCGCTCCTCCGCGAATAGCGTTTGTAAATTCGGCGTCGAGGGTCTGTGCTGCAAGATCTGCAACATGGGGCCTTGCAGGATCTCGGCGAAAACGCCCCGGGGCACGTGCGGCGCGGACGCCGACACCATCGCGGCGCGCAACCTGAGCCGCGCGGTCGCGGCGGGGACCTCGGCGCATTCCGACCACGGCCGCCACCTCGTGCACACGCTCAGGATGGTCGCCGAGGGCAGGACCGATTCCTACAAAATTACCGATGAGAAGAAACTTCTCGAGGTGGCGCGGCAGTACAAGGTGGAAACCGTCGGCAGGCTGGCGCTTGACATAGCGAAAGACCTTGCCAACGTTTTCGAAAAGGAGTTCGCGTTCAACGCGGAACCCATGAAAACGCTCGACCAGGCGCCCCTCAAGCGCCGGGCGCTGTGGAAAAAGAACAACGTGCAGCCGCACGGCATCGACCATTCGGTGGTTGAGCTGCTGCACCGCACCAACATGGGCGTGGACCATGCCTTTGAGCACGTTGAATGCGGTTCGCTCACCACCGCTATCGCCGACGGCTGGGGCGGCTCCATGATCGCCACGGCGGTGTCCGATATCCTGTTCGGCACTCCCAAGCCCCTGCTCTGCTCGGTCAACCTCGGCGTGCTCTCAAAAGACAAGGTAAACATCATCGTGCACGGCCACGAACCGACACTCTCGGAATGCGTGGCCGCCGCGTGCGAAAGCGCCGAAATGGCCGCATACGCAAAAAGCAAGGGCGCCTCCGGCATACAGCTTTCGGGCATGTGCTGCACGGGCAACGAGATCCTCATGCGGCACGGCGTGCCGGTCGCCGGCAATTTTCTGCAGCAGGAGCTTGCCCTCATGACCGGCGCTGTCGAGATGATGCTGGTTGACGTGCAATGCGTGATGCCTTCGCTCGGCCAGGTGGCGTCGTGCTTCCACACCAGGGTGATGTCGACCTCGCCGCTCGCGCACACGCATGGGTTCGAGAAATTCGAATTCAGCGAGGAGCACGCCATGGATCAGGCGCGCATCCTCGTGAAAATGGCCATCGACAATTTCGCAAACCGCAAGAAAAAGAACGTGACCATCCCCGACCACCGGGTGGATTTTGTCGCGGGGTTCTCGGTGCGCGCCATCCATGAAATGCTCGGCGGGCACTTCAGGGCCACATTCCGGCCGCTCAATGACGCCATCATCGACGGCCGCATCCGCGGCATGGCGGGCGTGGTGGGCTGCAACAACCCCACCAAGGACCTCGACGGGACCATAGTGCCGCTTGTAAAGGAACTCATCAAAAACGACGTGCTGGTGCTGCTTACGGGTTGCGCGGCCATCACCTGCGCCAAGGCCGGGCTGCTCACGCCCGAGACCGCGCGCTCCATGGCCGGGCCGGGGTTGGCCGAGGTGTGCGAGGCCGTGGGCATGCCGCCGGTGCTGCACATGGGATCATGCGTCGACAACAGCCGCATCCTCACCGCGGCCTGCGACGTGCTCAGGGAAGGCGGCCTGGGCGAGGACATCAGCGATTTGCCCGCGGCCGGCGTCGCGCCCGAATGGATGAGCGAGAAGGCGGTGGCAATAGGGCATTACTTTGTCGCGTCGGGCATGCTCGTGCTCCTGGGCAGCCCGCTCCACGTGACGGGCGGGGAAAAGCTCAACGCGTTCCTTACCGGCGGGCTCGAAACAGATTTCGGCGGGAAATTCGCCTGGGGATCGCACACGTCAACGCAAGTGAAGATCATCCTCGACCATATCGACAAAAAGCGCGAAGCGCTCGGCATCAACAAGAAGCGCGCCCGCATGCTGTTTGACATGAAGGAAAGAAGGGCGCTCGATGTCTAA
- a CDS encoding AAA family ATPase, whose amino-acid sequence MTTIALAGKGGTGKTTIAGLMVRWLLANRKTPVLAVDADANANLNEALGVSYAATVGGVREDARAKAGALGGMAKQQFLEARINQALVESEGFDLIVMGRPEGPGCYCFANNVLRDVLGRISKSYPFIVVDCEAGLEHLSRRTLLEVDWLVVVSDPSIRGLKTARRVGEVVEELKTRVKRRALIINRMDKGSSLNEKQEQAVKECGMEKVFQLPFDEAVRDMDEKGGTIKDIGEDNAIYKAVSGVMADILK is encoded by the coding sequence ATGACCACCATCGCTCTCGCCGGCAAAGGCGGCACGGGGAAAACCACCATCGCGGGACTCATGGTGCGCTGGTTGTTGGCAAATAGGAAAACGCCCGTACTCGCGGTGGACGCGGACGCAAACGCGAACCTTAACGAGGCGCTCGGCGTTTCATACGCGGCGACCGTGGGCGGCGTGCGCGAGGACGCGCGCGCAAAGGCGGGCGCGCTCGGCGGCATGGCAAAGCAGCAATTCCTTGAAGCGCGGATCAACCAGGCGCTTGTCGAAAGCGAAGGGTTCGACCTCATCGTGATGGGCCGGCCCGAAGGGCCCGGCTGCTACTGCTTCGCGAACAACGTGCTGCGCGACGTGCTGGGCCGGATTTCGAAAAGTTACCCCTTTATCGTCGTGGATTGCGAGGCGGGGCTCGAACATCTCTCGAGAAGAACGCTGCTTGAGGTGGACTGGCTCGTTGTCGTGTCTGATCCGTCAATTCGCGGGTTAAAAACGGCAAGACGGGTGGGCGAGGTGGTCGAGGAATTAAAGACGAGGGTGAAGCGCCGCGCATTGATCATCAACCGAATGGACAAAGGATCATCCTTGAATGAAAAACAAGAACAAGCGGTGAAGGAATGCGGCATGGAGAAGGTGTTTCAACTGCCGTTTGATGAAGCAGTCAGGGACATGGATGAAAAAGGCGGAACCATAAAAGATATAGGAGAGGATAACGCCATTTACAAAGCGGTGTCCGGTGTAATGGCGGATATCCTCAAATAA